From the genome of Papaver somniferum cultivar HN1 chromosome 2, ASM357369v1, whole genome shotgun sequence, one region includes:
- the LOC113350998 gene encoding uncharacterized protein LOC113350998, whose protein sequence is MKARHNCFDAFLTDLLQFIKTILPAGNILPATANKSKAMIEPFRLKCEIIHACPNDCVLYRKDYADMDECPNCKASIWKPVDKKKPHAKRVPIGNIEESNTHMRHPVDFPCWKFIDSKWPEFSVEKRNVRLGLATDGFNPFGMNYPRSCWPVMLVPLNLPPSHCLDKEFTMLTLLIPGPTEPGHNIDVYLQPLVDELKELWSVGKLTYDAHTKSNFTLKAILMWCVHDFPAYGHVSGCITSGRFGCPVCGEKTDAIWLKNGRKFSYMSHRRFLPADHPFRNAKAKFDGTDEHGDAPCRLTGVQLLTKMNSVRTEFGKFTSAKEKTSKSIGKRRLTGVQLLNLMNRVRTESCRETGKRKRTVDTRIPPNMKKRSVDTSTPWSKRSILFDLPYWEDLLVRHNLDVMHIEKNFGEIFFGTIMDNKDKTKDGIPTRKDLQILKIKRNLCLKERGPGKSPEMPPAPYHLFIEERKLVCTSLSNLKVPIGYCGNWKGHRLLIEAIRQVSLFFKVLCSKVLDIDELRIMHQRLVESICVFEMYFSPDFFVSMIHVVVHLAEEAETLGPVTTRWMMMRTFKVFGRNKNYIEGSITEQYVFDDGLRHCMEYILNGREKCYKKKGSISTDDNIQEGPYPPNMSEGKRYHIPNPQYEQARIWVLMHSKENTEWEKKYDRLHVRGRRNSRNPDEYMKWLMQQFQGKDMTNFKRLVDGPSRYAVSHKAYAVNGYIFYTTDAQKGMSTLNSGVSMNGTTTFRASARDQNTVDDEVTYFGIVKQILELDYTTFKQTVFYCDWVRVEDKVNGWYVDPVTKHIYVNFERFMGNKKDTDEPFIHSSQATSVFYCKDESRPDRKWHIVLESRKQQSPYVNAFEDPFVFIAIAKESSLTAVNLDDNSNSEDVKGSRF, encoded by the exons ATGAAAGCAAGACATAATTGTTTCGATGCTTTCTTGACTGATTTATTGCAATTTATAAAGACTATTTTACCTGCTGGGAATATATTACCGGCAACAGCCAATAAATCCAAGGCTATGATTGAACCTTTTCGATTGAAGTGTGAAATTATACATGCTTGCCCGAATGATTGCGTTCTTTACCGGAAGGATTATGCTGACATGGATGAATGTCCTAATTGTAAAGCAAGTATATGGAAACCAGTTGATAAGAAGAAACCACATGCCAAAAGAGTGCCAAT TGGTAATATAGAGGAAAGCAACACACACATGCGGCATCCTGTGGACTTTCCTTGTTGGAAGTTTATAGATAGCAAGTGGCCTGAGTTTTCTGTAGAGAAGAGAAATGTGCGTTTAGGACTGGCAACCGATGGATTTAACCCTTTCGGAATGAATTATCCCCGTAGTTGTTGGCCCGTTATGCTTGTACCGTTGAACCTTCCCCCATCACACTGCCTGGATAAAGAATTTACAATGCTGACACTACTGATTCCTGGTCCAACTGAACCAGGCCATAACATCGATGTGTATTTGCAGCCGTTAGTCGACGAGTTGAAAGAATTATGGTCTGTTGGAAAGTTGACATATGATGCTCATACAAAGAGTAACTTTACGCTGAAAGCAATCTTAATGTGGTGTGTGCATGACTTTCCGGCCTATGGACATGTTTCTGGTTGTATAACATCAGGAAGATTTGGTTGTCCTGTGTGTGGTGAAAAGACAGATGCAATATGGCTAAAGAATGGACGTAAATTCAGCTACATGAGTCATAGAAGATTCTTACCAGCTGACCACCCCTTCAGAAATGCAAAAGCAAAATTTGATGGAACCGATGAACATGGAGATGCTCCATGCCGTTTGACCGGAGTGCAATTGCTGACGAAGATGAATAGTGTGCGAACAGAATTTGGGAAGTTCACAAGTGCGAAGGAAAAAACATCAAAGTCTATTGGGAAAAGGCGTTTGACGGGTGTCCAACTGTTGAACCTTATGAATCGTGTACGCACTGAATCTTGTCGGGAAACAGGTAAGAGGAAACGGACGGTTGATACAAGGATTCCGCCAAATATGAAGAAGCGATCAGTTGATACAAGCACTCCATGGTCAAAAAGATCGATCTTATTTGATTTGCCTTACTGGGAG GATCTGCTGGTTCGACACAATTTGGATGTAATGCACATTGAGAAAAATTTTGGTGAGATTTTTTTTGGAACTATAATGGACAATAAGGATAAGACTAAGGATGGGATTCCGACGCGCAAGGATCTGCAAATCCTTAAGATAAAGAGGAATTTATGTTTGAAGGAGAGAGGACCTGGCAAGTCTCCAGAAATGCCGCCAGCACCTTATCATTTGTTTATAGAAGAGAGAAAACTAGTGTGCACGTCTCTTAGTAACCTGAAGGTTCCTATTGGTTACTGCGGGAACTGGAAAG GGCATCGTCTATTGATTGAGGCCATTCGACAGGTGTCATTGTTCTTTAAAGTTCTTTGTTCTAAGGTTCTTGATATTGATGAGCTTCGCATCATGCACCAACGTCTCGTGGAGTCTATATGTGTTTTTGAAATGTATTTCTCGCCGGATTTTTTTGTTTCAATGATACATGTCGTCGTACATTTGGCAGAAGAGGCAGAAACATTGGGTCCTGTTACAACTCGATGGAT GATgatgagaacattcaaagtttttGGTCGCAACAAAAACTATATAGAGGGATCTATTACAGAACAATATGTATTTGATGACGGATTGAGACATTGTATGGAGTATATTCTGAATGGTAGGGAGAAGTGTTACAAGAAAAAGGGAAGTATATCTACTGACGATAATATTCAGGAAGGTCCATACCCGCCAAATAtgtctgaaggaaaaagatatcATATACCTAACCCACAGTACGAACAAGCACGCATATGGGTTTTGATGCATTCTAAAGAAAATACTGAATGGGAAAA GAAGTATGACAGATTACATGTTAGAGGAAGAAGGAATTCAAGGAATCCTGATGAATACATGAAATGGCTAATGCAACAATTTCAGGGAAAAGACATGACAAATTTTAAGCGTCTTGTTGATGGTCCATCTAGATATGCAGTATCACATAAAGCATATGCAGTAAATGGATATATCTTTTATACAACTGATGCACAAAAAGGTATGTCCACCCTAAATAGTGGAGTGTCCATGAATGGCACAACCACATTCAGAGCAAGTGCCAGAGATCAGAACACGGTGGACGATGAAGTTACGTATTTCGGAATTGTTAAACAAATTCTAGAACTGGATTACACCACCTTCAAGCAAACTGTATTTTATTGTGATTGGGTTCGTGTCGAAGACAAGGTGAATGGATGGTATGTGGATCCGGTTACAAAACATATTTATGTAAACTTCGAACGGTTTATGGGTAACAAAAAAGACACCGATGAGCCATTTATCCATTCTTCTCAAGCTACTTCAGTTTTTTATTGCAAGGATGAGAGTAGGCCTGATAGGAAGTGGCACATTGTTTTAGAATCTCGAAAACAACAAAGTCCTTATGTGAATGCTTTTGAGGATCCTTTTGTATTTATCGCCATAGCTAAAGAATCTTCCCTAACGGCAGTGAACTTGGATGATAACAGTAACTCGGAGGATGTGAAGGGAAGCCGTTTTTAA
- the LOC113350999 gene encoding thebaine 6-O-demethylase-like: MTRKFLNLTSMLFGEFMEMEMRKPAKLGGSFLSLLSPEPCIGELELGKLHSACKDWGFFQVVNHGVDISLLEKVKTEIQDFFNLPMDEKKKFWQEEGDVEGFGQMFVQSEDQKLDWADMFYMLILPRHKRNPQLFPKLPLPLRALSGQMRKHVARTWKSIDIYTLLSTKMKI; encoded by the exons ATGACAAGGAAGTTCCTGAATCTGACGAGCATGTTATTTGGAGAATTCATGGAAATGGAGATGCGTAAACCAGCAAAGCTAGGTGGTTCTTTTTTG AGTTTATTATCACCAGAACCCTGCATTGGTGAGTTAGAATTGGGGAAGCTTCACTCTGCTTGCAAAGATTGGGGTTTCTTTCAG GTGGTAAACCATGGTGTTGACATTTCATTGTTGGAGAAAGTGAAAAcagaaattcaagatttcttCAATCTCCCGATGGATGAAAAAAAGAAGTTTTGGCAGGAAGAAGGAGATGTGGAAGGATTTGGACAAATGTTCGTTCAATCAGAAGACCAGAAACTTGATTGGGCAGATATGTTTTACATGCTTATTCTTCCTCGACATAAGAGGAATCCGCAGCTATTTCCCAAACTCCCTCTACCTCTCAG AGCGTTAAGTGGTCAAATGCGTAAGCATGTGGCCCGCACGTGGAAATCGATTGACATTTATACCCTTCTGTCCACCAAGATGAAAATCTAG